GTTACATCAGCTAGTATGGCTTCAGGAGCAATTTCTTTGAGATATCTTTGGAAAGCTGTAAGTCTGTAGTTGTAGTAGATGATGGTATTTTCGGAGAGGTTTTTCACTCTGCAGAAATCAAGGAATCCTTCGATTGCTCCATGGATATCGATATGATCGTTTGCAAAGTAGTTGTATTTTGCCAGTTGTCCTCGGGCCATTTTGTGGCACCTCCAATAGGTGAAATGAACAGGACAGCTGAACCAAGTGATGAAGTTAGAAAAAAGAAAACCATGTGCGGTAGTTGGGAAAATAACTACCTCACATGGTTCATTTTTGAGCTCAATGGTGCCGAAGGCGGGAGTTGAACCCGCACGCCCTTGCGGGCACATGGTCCTGAACCATGCGCGTCTGCCATTCCGCCACTTCGGCTCGGCTGATTACAAATGAATTCTACCAAAACGTAATCGGTCTTGTCAATCAGTGTTTTGCGTATTGCGATCCTACAAAAACGGGTTTGACCGGCGCTCGATGCCAACGGTTGTTGATGGGCCATGACCGGGGTAGAGACAAGTCGAATCGTCAAGCGGCAGTATCTTCGTCTTGATTGAGTCGATAATCTGTTCGTGCGATCCGCCGAAATCGCTGCACCCAACGCTGCCAGCAAAGATTGTATCTCCACAGAAGACCCCTATATCGGTAACATAACACACACCGCCCTGAGTATGACCCGGAGTGTGAAGAATGCGTATCGTGGATTCGCCAAGGTGTATCTCGTCGCCTTCGTTGATGAGATCAGTAACGCTAAACGGCACGCGCTGCGACATGTCATAAAACGATTCTTCAAAGCCAAGGCTCTGGGTCAATGCGGGCAGATCGAGAGCCTGCAAGCCGATCCTTACATCATATCGGCTCGCTATCTCGCCCACGCAGAAAGTGTGATCGAAGTGGCCATGTGTCAGAAGGACCCACTCCACATCCAGATCGAGCGAGCTTATGTTCTTGATTATGATATCGGTGTCGTCACCGGGATCTATTACTGCGGCCTTTTTGGTCTCCACATCCCAAAGCAGGTAACAGTTTACCTGCAGCAGGCCTACTTCAACTACACGAAAATCCAGACTCAATCAGTCCCCTCAATTCCCCGTCTGGCAACGGCCAGATTGGCTGTATCATAGTAATCCATATCCTCAGCGACCCGATAGTGGACATTTGCACGCTTGATATCACCGCAAGCTCGATACGCCTCCGCAAGCACTGCATGATAGGGTCTCTCACCCGGTTTGAGCTTTAACGCGCGCTTAAGGGCTGCGACCGCATCGGAGTGAAATGATCCGCGCAGATACATCAGACCCAGTCTAAACGAATAATATGAGTCCGCGGGGCTGAAGATAGTCGCCTGCTGAAGCTCGACGATGGCATCGCCTACCCGGCCCATCCGACCGTATATATCGCCCAGCCAAAAGTGATAGAACCCGTCCGTCGGCGCGATCTGGACGGCCATCTCAAGTTGGAGCATCGCCTCGTCCCACAGCCCGACATGCGAGAGCGCTACGCCGAGTTTATATCTATAAAACGGGTTCATGGCATTAAACTGAGCGGCTTTTCGATACTCGACTATTGCTGCGTTCCACTTGCCGTATCGGCGATATATCTCGCCGAGGCTGTAATGGGGTTCGGCGCGCCTGGGGCTGATTCTGAGAGCTTTCTTATACTCGGCCACCGCCTTTACAGACAGTTCGGAATAGGCGTAGGCATCGCCCAGCCGTGTATGATAGCTGGGATTGGCCCCCTCCATCTCGACAGCCTTGCGGTAGTGCACAACCGCTTCACGCACCCGGCCCTCATGACTTAATGCGTCGCCAAGCTCCTGCTGATCGTAGGCGGTCTCAGGCTCGCGCTCGGCTGCGGGAGCGTTTGAGCGCATACGCTCCTCGAACTCACCAGACTCATGCTCGAACTCACCATCGTTGAATGCAATACTCATATTTCACTATCCAAAACCAGTGTTACAGGGCCGTCGTTTTCTATCGTAAATAGCATGTGCGATTGAAATCTGCCCGTCTGCACGGGTACACCGCACGCTGCCAGCACTGCCATAAAATCATTATACAACACCTCGGCCAATTCCGGAGCGGCTGCTTTATCAAAACCCGGTCTGCGACCTTTTTTGCAGTCCGCCATGAGCGTGAACTGAGAGACGACCAAAGCCTGCCCTCCAATATCGATCACGGACAGGTTCATCTTTCCCGCATCGTCCTCAAAAATCCGCAGGTTGGATATTTTCTCAGCGAGATAGTTGATATCTTTAGCACCGTCACCTTTGGCAACGCCCAGCAGTATAGCCAGGCCTCTGCCTATATGCGAAATCTGCTCGCCGTCCACACTCACGCTTGCGCTTTTTACTCGCTGGATTACTGCTTTCATCTCATTATCGGGGATAGGGGTTTGGGGCTAGGGGCCAGGAAAAAACGCCAGCCTCCATCCCCAGTTTTCCTTTCATTTATAAGGGATTCATTTTCAAAATGGACAGCACGTATCGGGAACAAGATTCCCAATACACAAAAATTTTCCATGCCATTCTTCAATATTCGAGCTCTTCACCTTCGCCAGAAGGTTCTTCAAACCGTTTAATGAAGTCACAAAGTGCTTCGTTTGTAACTTTTAGCGAATTGGCATCAGAACGCTTATTCCGTTCTTCCAACCGTTGAATTAATATTTCGGGGGCAACCTTAAAATAAAGCAGCTTCCATTCACAGCCATATTCTTTAATCAGACCCTTATATCTGTCTCTATCGGCCTTTGTCCAACAGCCGGTATCTAGTATTACAGATTTATTGTTCTTTAAGAGTTCTATCAGCCGATTATCAAACTCTTTGACGGCAGGTTCGTAATATTTAGAATACTCGGCTTCAGGATAGTCTACGCAATACCTGCCGTATTGCTCGAAAATAATTTCATCTACTGATAGACGAATCAAATCCTTGTTTTCTAGTTTTTTGGCATAAGTGGTTTTTCCAGAACCGGTCAACCCACAAAGCATATAGACAACTGGTTTCATGAATTTATCCACATCAGTTTGGTTGCGGCAGACTCACTTCCCAGACAAATAATCAATATACAATAATAGATAA
The Armatimonadota bacterium genome window above contains:
- a CDS encoding MBL fold metallo-hydrolase yields the protein MSLDFRVVEVGLLQVNCYLLWDVETKKAAVIDPGDDTDIIIKNISSLDLDVEWVLLTHGHFDHTFCVGEIASRYDVRIGLQALDLPALTQSLGFEESFYDMSQRVPFSVTDLINEGDEIHLGESTIRILHTPGHTQGGVCYVTDIGVFCGDTIFAGSVGCSDFGGSHEQIIDSIKTKILPLDDSTCLYPGHGPSTTVGIERRSNPFL
- a CDS encoding tetratricopeptide repeat protein — its product is MSIAFNDGEFEHESGEFEERMRSNAPAAEREPETAYDQQELGDALSHEGRVREAVVHYRKAVEMEGANPSYHTRLGDAYAYSELSVKAVAEYKKALRISPRRAEPHYSLGEIYRRYGKWNAAIVEYRKAAQFNAMNPFYRYKLGVALSHVGLWDEAMLQLEMAVQIAPTDGFYHFWLGDIYGRMGRVGDAIVELQQATIFSPADSYYSFRLGLMYLRGSFHSDAVAALKRALKLKPGERPYHAVLAEAYRACGDIKRANVHYRVAEDMDYYDTANLAVARRGIEGTD
- the dtd gene encoding D-aminoacyl-tRNA deacylase, whose product is MKAVIQRVKSASVSVDGEQISHIGRGLAILLGVAKGDGAKDINYLAEKISNLRIFEDDAGKMNLSVIDIGGQALVVSQFTLMADCKKGRRPGFDKAAAPELAEVLYNDFMAVLAACGVPVQTGRFQSHMLFTIENDGPVTLVLDSEI
- a CDS encoding ATP-binding protein, with the protein product MKPVVYMLCGLTGSGKTTYAKKLENKDLIRLSVDEIIFEQYGRYCVDYPEAEYSKYYEPAVKEFDNRLIELLKNNKSVILDTGCWTKADRDRYKGLIKEYGCEWKLLYFKVAPEILIQRLEERNKRSDANSLKVTNEALCDFIKRFEEPSGEGEELEY